One window of Sphingobacteriales bacterium genomic DNA carries:
- a CDS encoding YeeE/YedE family protein has translation MKLLKFLLLGIFFGIIMTKSEVISWFRIQEMFRFQAFHMYGVIGTAVILGVIVVALIKKIKLKSTEGNPIEFHDKAFSIYRYLFGGIIFGLGWALTGACPGPIFVLIGNGYVVFILIALSAIAGTFTYGVIWDKLPH, from the coding sequence ATGAAATTATTAAAGTTTTTGTTGTTGGGAATATTTTTTGGTATTATCATGACCAAGTCAGAAGTTATTTCGTGGTTTCGCATTCAGGAAATGTTCCGGTTTCAGGCTTTTCACATGTATGGAGTAATCGGCACTGCGGTCATACTTGGGGTAATTGTTGTCGCCCTTATCAAAAAAATTAAGCTAAAAAGTACGGAAGGCAATCCCATTGAGTTTCATGATAAGGCTTTCAGCATTTACCGCTATTTGTTTGGGGGCATTATTTTCGGGTTAGGTTGGGCATTGACCGGTGCCTGTCCGGGTCCAATTTTTGTGTTGATTGGTAATGGATATGTAGTGTTCATTCTCATTGCCCTTAGTGCTATTGCCGGTACTTTTACTTACGGGGTCATCTGGGATAAATTGCCGCATTAA
- a CDS encoding YbjN domain-containing protein: MFQKIKNYLDEKGIRYQVLTPSSECRIFKMQLSGINGTMGFFIDVRDEQVLIFAVCNANVLQQKRHAVAELITRINYDMMLGSFKMDYEDGEIRYSVSWQYDNDFPVSASVIDHNFMTCAIIMDKYLPALMSVNYSNTTPVLALREIEKNPLIELN; encoded by the coding sequence ATGTTTCAAAAAATCAAAAACTATTTAGACGAAAAAGGTATCAGGTATCAAGTATTAACGCCATCTTCGGAGTGTCGCATTTTCAAAATGCAATTGTCCGGTATTAACGGCACGATGGGATTCTTTATAGATGTTCGGGACGAGCAGGTTTTGATTTTTGCTGTCTGCAATGCAAATGTCCTGCAACAAAAACGACATGCAGTAGCAGAGCTGATAACCCGCATCAATTACGACATGATGCTCGGCAGTTTTAAAATGGACTACGAAGACGGGGAAATCCGTTATTCCGTCAGTTGGCAATACGACAATGATTTTCCTGTTTCTGCATCTGTTATTGACCATAATTTTATGACTTGTGCCATAATCATGGATAAATATCTTCCTGCCCTAATGAGCGTCAATTACAGCAACACCACCCCGGTTTTGGCCTTGCGGGAGATAGAAAAAAATCCTTTGATTGAGCTTAACTAA
- a CDS encoding YeeE/YedE family protein, with amino-acid sequence MMEFISQPWPWYVAGAGITLVMFLLLWLGGEFGVSGALGTMCSMCGAGKKVPFFNVNWRNQLWNVVFVFGALIGGYVAGTWLSSPNDIELSAATIQDLQKLGISDFSGLVPLELFGLDQMFTLRTLVFSILGGFLIGFGTRYAGGCTSGHAISGLSNLQLPSLIAVIGFFIGGLAMTHLLLPYFMKL; translated from the coding sequence ATGATGGAATTTATTAGTCAGCCATGGCCTTGGTATGTTGCCGGTGCAGGCATTACTTTGGTGATGTTTTTATTGCTTTGGCTCGGAGGCGAGTTTGGCGTTTCCGGTGCCTTGGGTACAATGTGCTCAATGTGCGGAGCCGGAAAAAAAGTGCCATTTTTTAATGTGAACTGGCGCAACCAGTTGTGGAATGTAGTATTTGTTTTTGGTGCTTTAATCGGAGGTTATGTTGCCGGAACCTGGTTGAGCAGTCCAAACGATATTGAATTATCGGCTGCAACAATACAAGATCTTCAAAAACTTGGAATTTCCGATTTTTCGGGTTTGGTGCCTTTAGAACTGTTTGGTTTAGATCAGATGTTTACTCTGAGAACCTTGGTTTTTTCCATTTTGGGCGGATTTTTGATTGGTTTCGGTACCCGGTATGCCGGGGGATGTACTTCAGGACATGCTATCAGCGGGTTGTCTAATCTGCAACTTCCTTCGCTCATTGCGGTCATCGGCTTTTTTATTGGTGGTTTGGCAATGACCCATTTATTGTTGCCTTATTTTATGAAACTCTAA
- a CDS encoding T9SS type A sorting domain-containing protein produces MKLFTKLLSGILILLASQQGKTQVITWEPLFPIDTDSVTIVFDATQGNGALAGIAPPIYAHTGVITNLSTGPSNWRYVKAGWTTNLPAAQMLPLGNNLYRIGFRIREYYGVPETEQILQLAFVFRNSDGSVVGRDADASDIFMPVYQPGLYSTFTQPAIRPAYVNEGEDFNVRVQTSQDADINLFVNNVSVATADGVQQLDYVVSPSGTGQNWVKSVVSNGTTEVVDSFYYFTIPASNTAPLPVGVQDGINYIDETTATLVLYAPGKEFVFLLGSFNDWEVNEDYLLHRTPDGERYWITLNGLTPLQEYTFQYLVDGGINIGDPYSDKILHRFDDPYIPPTTYPDLIPFPTQVQGNVVSVLQTGQIPYEWQTTGYERPEQSNLVIYELLLRDFLGKHDYKTLTDTLDYLQNLGINAIELMPVMEFEGNISWGYNPMYFFAPDKYYGTKNDLKQFIDECHSRGIAVILDMVLNHAFGQCALIQLYPNINQNPYFNAVATHPFNVGYDFNHESPATQYFVDRVNRYWLEEYRFDGFRFDLSKGFTQTNSGNNVGAWSNYDASRIALLKRMADQLWLYDPEAYVILEHFAANSEEIELSDYGMMLWGNITHTYNEATMGYLGDSNFSNVSYINRGWSNPHLVGYMESHDEERNMYKNLTFGSQTNPDHNVRTLSVAIQRIQQAASFFYTVPGPKMLWQFGELGYDFSINYPSGTDASRTDPKPIRWDYFADPKRRNLYKTIKALNVLRQYPTFQTDDFTISASGYAKRIYLNHPEMNVAILGNFDVASANVSGSFQHTGTWYDYFSGEPLEVTNTSVTINMPPGMFHIFTDQPLPTPELEYPVGIGPNTESLADYELICSPNPVTQQADFRFTLPEQAQVTLSIYTMTGQLVKTVFSGFLSPGKQQVNWNTTDNGEKPVSSGNYLFRLEAGKYVETGQVSVIR; encoded by the coding sequence ATGAAACTTTTTACCAAACTTCTATCAGGGATTCTAATACTATTAGCATCACAACAAGGAAAAACTCAGGTCATTACCTGGGAACCATTATTTCCGATAGATACCGATTCGGTGACCATTGTTTTTGATGCTACACAAGGAAACGGCGCACTGGCAGGAATTGCGCCTCCTATATATGCACATACCGGTGTAATTACCAACCTGAGTACAGGTCCCTCAAACTGGAGATATGTTAAAGCCGGATGGACTACCAACCTGCCGGCAGCTCAAATGTTGCCGCTTGGTAACAATCTTTACCGGATAGGATTCAGAATCAGAGAATACTACGGAGTTCCCGAAACTGAGCAAATTTTGCAATTAGCCTTTGTTTTCAGAAACTCTGATGGCTCAGTGGTTGGTCGTGATGCCGATGCAAGCGATATTTTTATGCCGGTTTACCAACCGGGATTGTACAGCACGTTTACCCAACCTGCCATCAGACCTGCTTATGTCAACGAAGGAGAAGATTTTAATGTTCGGGTTCAAACCAGTCAGGACGCAGACATCAACCTTTTTGTCAATAACGTATCTGTGGCAACTGCTGACGGTGTTCAACAATTGGATTATGTAGTTTCTCCATCCGGAACCGGGCAAAATTGGGTGAAATCTGTAGTCAGTAACGGGACCACCGAAGTGGTCGATTCTTTTTATTATTTTACCATTCCTGCTTCCAACACGGCCCCCTTACCTGTTGGGGTTCAGGATGGCATCAATTATATTGACGAAACCACTGCAACTTTGGTCTTGTATGCGCCCGGTAAAGAGTTTGTTTTTTTGTTGGGAAGTTTTAATGACTGGGAAGTCAACGAAGATTATTTATTACATAGAACTCCGGACGGTGAAAGGTACTGGATAACCCTGAACGGGCTAACTCCACTGCAGGAATATACGTTTCAATATTTAGTGGACGGAGGGATAAATATTGGCGATCCCTATAGCGATAAAATTTTACACCGTTTTGACGACCCCTATATTCCGCCCACTACCTATCCCGATTTAATTCCTTTTCCTACTCAGGTACAAGGAAATGTGGTTTCAGTGCTTCAAACCGGTCAAATTCCTTATGAATGGCAAACAACCGGATATGAAAGACCGGAACAATCAAATCTGGTGATTTACGAACTTCTGTTGCGCGATTTTTTGGGCAAACACGATTACAAAACCCTGACAGATACGTTGGACTATCTTCAAAATCTGGGGATCAACGCCATAGAACTGATGCCGGTCATGGAATTTGAAGGCAATATCAGTTGGGGCTATAACCCCATGTATTTTTTTGCTCCCGATAAGTATTATGGTACTAAAAACGACCTGAAACAATTTATTGACGAATGTCATTCGAGAGGGATAGCGGTGATTTTAGACATGGTGCTCAATCATGCTTTTGGTCAATGCGCCTTAATTCAGTTATATCCCAACATTAACCAAAACCCGTATTTTAATGCGGTTGCTACCCACCCGTTTAATGTAGGTTACGATTTTAATCACGAAAGCCCGGCCACCCAATATTTTGTGGACAGGGTGAACCGGTATTGGTTGGAAGAATACAGATTTGACGGATTTCGTTTTGACTTGTCGAAAGGATTTACCCAAACCAATTCGGGAAACAATGTCGGTGCCTGGAGCAATTACGATGCATCGAGAATTGCGCTGTTAAAACGAATGGCTGACCAATTATGGCTGTACGACCCCGAGGCTTATGTGATTTTAGAGCATTTTGCCGCCAACAGCGAAGAAATTGAACTGTCTGACTACGGAATGATGCTTTGGGGCAATATTACCCATACTTACAACGAGGCAACGATGGGATATTTGGGCGATTCAAATTTCAGCAATGTGTCTTATATCAACCGGGGTTGGTCGAATCCTCATTTAGTGGGGTATATGGAAAGCCACGACGAAGAAAGGAATATGTACAAAAACCTGACTTTTGGAAGTCAAACCAATCCTGACCACAATGTACGCACCCTGAGTGTGGCAATTCAAAGGATTCAACAGGCGGCTTCATTTTTTTATACCGTTCCGGGACCTAAAATGTTATGGCAATTTGGGGAATTAGGGTATGATTTTTCAATCAATTACCCATCAGGAACCGATGCTTCGCGAACCGATCCTAAACCCATCAGATGGGACTATTTTGCCGATCCAAAACGCCGCAATCTGTACAAGACAATTAAGGCGTTGAATGTTTTGCGACAGTATCCAACCTTTCAAACCGATGATTTTACGATATCTGCGAGTGGATATGCCAAACGAATTTATCTGAACCATCCGGAAATGAATGTCGCTATTCTGGGCAATTTTGATGTGGCTTCGGCCAATGTATCCGGCAGTTTTCAACATACCGGAACCTGGTATGATTATTTTAGCGGTGAACCTTTAGAAGTAACCAATACTTCGGTTACTATCAATATGCCGCCGGGTATGTTCCATATTTTTACCGACCAACCTTTACCCACACCCGAATTGGAATATCCGGTCGGAATAGGACCCAATACCGAAAGTTTGGCTGACTATGAACTCATCTGCTCCCCAAATCCGGTAACCCAACAAGCCGATTTTCGTTTTACTTTGCCCGAACAGGCTCAGGTAACCCTGAGTATTTACACCATGACCGGTCAACTCGTAAAAACTGTGTTTTCGGGTTTTCTGTCACCGGGCAAACAACAGGTTAACTGGAACACCACCGACAACGGAGAAAAGCCGGTATCGTCAGGAAACTATCTGTTTAGGTTAGAAGCCGGAAAATATGTAGAAACCGGTCAGGTTTCTGTTATCCGATAA
- a CDS encoding sulfite exporter TauE/SafE family protein, with the protein MEIQSGYIYAFAILAGFAAGIINTLSGNGSSITLPLLTFLGLPTGIANATNRVGVAAQSLVGFLTFRKGGIKTDKSVIWYLILPAVAGSVAGAQLAVNINDKLLNIILAGVMLILLYLVIKNPEKWLANQIPDTQKLRSIKNLVLMVFIGFYGGFIQIGVGIFILIELVLGAGYSLNQANSIKNLLVFSFTLPALLMFAVQGQINWQLGLLLTLGQASGAWVAANYAVKIPSSNVWIRRLLILVLVWAVLHFVGRYAGD; encoded by the coding sequence ATGGAAATTCAGTCAGGGTATATATACGCCTTTGCAATTTTGGCCGGTTTTGCAGCCGGCATTATCAACACCTTATCAGGCAATGGGTCTTCCATAACCTTGCCCCTGCTCACTTTTTTGGGCTTACCCACCGGAATTGCCAATGCAACCAACAGAGTTGGGGTTGCTGCTCAAAGTCTGGTAGGGTTTTTAACCTTTCGCAAAGGTGGTATTAAAACAGACAAATCCGTAATTTGGTATTTGATTTTACCTGCCGTTGCAGGCTCGGTTGCAGGCGCACAGTTAGCAGTAAACATCAACGACAAATTGCTCAACATAATTTTAGCAGGGGTGATGCTTATTCTGTTGTATTTGGTGATTAAAAACCCCGAGAAATGGTTAGCCAATCAAATTCCCGACACCCAAAAACTCCGCAGTATAAAAAATCTCGTATTAATGGTATTCATCGGTTTTTACGGTGGATTTATACAGATAGGAGTCGGCATCTTTATTTTAATTGAGTTGGTTTTAGGTGCCGGCTATAGTTTGAATCAGGCAAACAGCATAAAAAACCTGCTCGTGTTTTCTTTTACACTACCGGCATTACTGATGTTTGCTGTTCAGGGGCAGATTAACTGGCAGTTGGGATTGTTGTTAACCTTAGGTCAGGCATCCGGAGCGTGGGTTGCCGCGAATTACGCCGTTAAAATTCCTTCCTCCAATGTATGGATACGGCGTTTGTTGATTTTGGTTTTGGTTTGGGCAGTTTTACATTTTGTTGGAAGGTATGCAGGTGACTGA
- a CDS encoding NAD(P)/FAD-dependent oxidoreductase, giving the protein MLKEKAPIIIAGGGAAGFFAAINCAEQQQERPVILLEKSRHLLSKVKVSGGGRCNVTHACFDVNELVKNYPRGASELIAPFHRFNPAHTIEWFEQRGVKLKTEADGRMFPITNSSQTIVNCLLNAAEKSGVSIITNSGITDLIPPANNQDNWQVIDSGSKNWKAHQVMIATGSSNTMWNLLKKMGHHLEVPVPSLFTLNLAKNNLLSDLPGITVSDVSVKIGGTKITTTGNLLVTHWGISGPAVLRLSAWGAKTLYDLNYRTPIEINWINPMGSTETLEKLNIHKKEFSKQLVSANSLFNLPLRLWKRITEMAQIPETLRWADMSNKLMDALTKQLTQTTLFMTGKSTFKDEFVTCGGIRLNEVNFKTMESKLFNRLYFAGEVLNIDAITGGFNFQAAWTCGWIAGNSMAEN; this is encoded by the coding sequence ATGCTCAAAGAAAAAGCTCCCATTATTATTGCAGGAGGCGGTGCAGCCGGCTTTTTTGCAGCCATCAACTGTGCAGAGCAACAACAGGAACGACCGGTAATTTTGCTCGAAAAAAGCCGTCATTTGTTGAGTAAGGTCAAAGTTTCGGGAGGCGGGAGGTGCAATGTTACCCATGCTTGTTTTGATGTTAACGAACTCGTAAAAAACTATCCGCGCGGAGCTTCGGAGTTGATTGCCCCTTTTCATCGTTTTAACCCCGCACATACGATTGAATGGTTTGAACAAAGAGGGGTAAAGCTGAAAACCGAAGCAGACGGGCGGATGTTTCCGATTACCAACAGTTCACAAACCATCGTTAATTGCCTGTTAAATGCGGCCGAAAAATCGGGAGTTTCCATCATTACAAATAGCGGAATTACAGATTTAATACCTCCTGCCAATAATCAGGACAACTGGCAGGTCATTGATTCGGGCAGCAAAAATTGGAAGGCTCATCAGGTAATGATAGCAACCGGAAGCAGCAATACGATGTGGAATTTGCTGAAAAAAATGGGACATCATCTCGAAGTTCCGGTACCTTCGTTGTTTACCTTAAACCTTGCCAAAAACAATTTACTGAGCGATTTGCCCGGAATCACTGTTTCGGATGTTTCCGTTAAAATTGGAGGAACAAAAATTACAACTACCGGTAATTTGCTGGTAACACATTGGGGAATAAGCGGCCCTGCTGTTTTGCGTTTGTCGGCTTGGGGGGCAAAAACGCTTTACGATTTAAACTACCGGACACCCATAGAGATAAACTGGATAAATCCTATGGGTTCAACCGAAACACTGGAAAAACTGAATATTCATAAAAAGGAATTTTCAAAACAATTGGTCAGTGCTAACAGTTTGTTTAATCTGCCACTGCGTTTGTGGAAAAGAATTACAGAGATGGCGCAGATTCCGGAAACCTTGCGATGGGCAGATATGTCGAATAAACTTATGGATGCCTTGACGAAGCAGTTAACTCAAACAACCCTTTTTATGACAGGCAAAAGCACCTTTAAAGATGAATTTGTTACTTGTGGAGGAATCAGGCTGAACGAGGTAAATTTTAAAACAATGGAGAGCAAGTTGTTCAACCGCCTCTATTTTGCCGGAGAAGTGTTGAATATTGATGCCATTACCGGAGGTTTTAACTTTCAGGCAGCGTGGACTTGCGGGTGGATTGCCGGAAACAGTATGGCAGAAAATTAA